The Procambarus clarkii isolate CNS0578487 chromosome 46, FALCON_Pclarkii_2.0, whole genome shotgun sequence genome includes a region encoding these proteins:
- the LOC123770493 gene encoding uncharacterized protein isoform X3, whose protein sequence is MSMEIAKDNQTYQIDSQLRICTYETYERFRRHYFCGQHEYCCSLGCCVSTAFSFYQLWYFWLLLLLIILLCSGGGWWFRWRHGGFSNQNTPTSLLARRQRRIRTHGHNAINVYPHPHTFYGGRVAGQHEYHLPPGYDKDPPSYNEVINHLSLFPRADAVRREAGDQSGGGGGAGHSSFDECHLSLPPPSYEMVLDLKRREMQFQREMGDEEEQTPRVHSARSRIRRLLGKMRTLGNNQNDSPALDDFTPPEDSYSSAVPPAGLFTISRESLPSQEFYLQPSTSSGPSNSSGPSESSHLTSDSDTSSHSDFSVQSFILNPSPSRRSMESSPAHLQEYIPSAPSAIQVLTPAHHYPEYISSASSAMQVAIPMPQEPEIAEEFEPLEHAGTNRPCTGRSVLSRPTTSISTRTLTPPREVVRKTSLPGTVLEAEEEIRSDR, encoded by the exons GACAATCAGACGTATCAA ATTGACAGCCAACTTCGGATTTGTACCTACGAGACCTACGAACGGTTTCGGCGCCACTACTT CTGCGGTCAGCACGAATACTGCTGTTCACTAGGCTGCTGCGTCTCTACAGCTTTCTCCTTCTACCAGTTGTGGTATTTCTG gttgttgctgctactgattATCCTCCTGTGCTCTGGAGGCGGGTGGTGGTTCAGGTGGCGTCATGGTGGCTTCAGCAACCAGAACACGCCCACCAGCCTCCTCGCACGACGgcagaggaggattcgaacccacggtcacAACGCTATTAACGTCTACCCGCACCCCCATACATTCTACGGTGGCAGGGTAGCGGGCCAGCATGAGTATCATCTGCCGCCCGGTTATGATAAgg aCCCTCCGTCCTACAATGAGGTCATCAACCACCTGAGCCTATTCCCCAGGGCTGATGCTGTCCGCAGAG AAGCTGGAGACCAAAGTGGCGGTGGAGGAGGGGCCGGACACTCATCCTTCGATGAGTGCCACTTGTCTCTTCCTCCACCTAGCTACGAGATGGTCCTCGACTTGAAGCGACGCGAGATGCAGTTCCAGCGCGAGATGGGCGACGAGGAGGAACAGACGCCAAGAGTCCACAGCGCAAGAAGTAGGATTAGGAGACTCTTAGGTAAGATGCGAACTCTTGGGAACAACCAGAACGATTCACCGGCTCTTGATGACTTCACGCCTCCCGAAGACTCTTATTCATCTGCCGTGCCGCCTGCAGGGTTATTCACCATCAGTAGAGAGTCACTCCCCTCGCAGGAATTTTATCTCCAGCCTTCGACATCGTCAGGACCTTCCAATTCCTCAGGTCCTTCTGAGAGCAGTCATTTAACATCAGATTCGGATACCTCGTCTCACTCCGATTTCTCCGTCCAATCATTCATCCTGAACCCTTCACCATCCAGGAGATCCATGGAATCGTCTCCAGCACATCTTCAAGAATATATTCCTAGTGCTCCCTCTGCCATTCAGGTACTCACTCCAGCACATCATTACCCAGAATACATTTCCAGCGCCTCTTCGGCTATGCAAGTCGCCATTCCAATGCCACAGGAGCCCGAAATCGCCGAAGAATTCGAGCCGCTGGAACATGCTGGTACTAACAGACCGTGTACTGGAAGGTCCGTGCTGTCCAGGCCCACGACGTCCATCAGCACAAGAACCCTTACACCTCCTAGAGAAGTTGTGAGGAAGACCAGCCTGCCAGGGACGGTATTGGAAGCCGAGGAGGAGATCAGGAGTGACAGGTGA
- the LOC123770493 gene encoding uncharacterized protein isoform X1 codes for MSMEIAKVTEQPAEPQTPTPTERKTERKKLKGKERERNDNQTYQIDSQLRICTYETYERFRRHYFCGQHEYCCSLGCCVSTAFSFYQLWYFWLLLLLIILLCSGGGWWFRWRHGGFSNQNTPTSLLARRQRRIRTHGHNAINVYPHPHTFYGGRVAGQHEYHLPPGYDKDPPSYNEVINHLSLFPRADAVRREAGDQSGGGGGAGHSSFDECHLSLPPPSYEMVLDLKRREMQFQREMGDEEEQTPRVHSARSRIRRLLGKMRTLGNNQNDSPALDDFTPPEDSYSSAVPPAGLFTISRESLPSQEFYLQPSTSSGPSNSSGPSESSHLTSDSDTSSHSDFSVQSFILNPSPSRRSMESSPAHLQEYIPSAPSAIQVLTPAHHYPEYISSASSAMQVAIPMPQEPEIAEEFEPLEHAGTNRPCTGRSVLSRPTTSISTRTLTPPREVVRKTSLPGTVLEAEEEIRSDR; via the exons GACAATCAGACGTATCAA ATTGACAGCCAACTTCGGATTTGTACCTACGAGACCTACGAACGGTTTCGGCGCCACTACTT CTGCGGTCAGCACGAATACTGCTGTTCACTAGGCTGCTGCGTCTCTACAGCTTTCTCCTTCTACCAGTTGTGGTATTTCTG gttgttgctgctactgattATCCTCCTGTGCTCTGGAGGCGGGTGGTGGTTCAGGTGGCGTCATGGTGGCTTCAGCAACCAGAACACGCCCACCAGCCTCCTCGCACGACGgcagaggaggattcgaacccacggtcacAACGCTATTAACGTCTACCCGCACCCCCATACATTCTACGGTGGCAGGGTAGCGGGCCAGCATGAGTATCATCTGCCGCCCGGTTATGATAAgg aCCCTCCGTCCTACAATGAGGTCATCAACCACCTGAGCCTATTCCCCAGGGCTGATGCTGTCCGCAGAG AAGCTGGAGACCAAAGTGGCGGTGGAGGAGGGGCCGGACACTCATCCTTCGATGAGTGCCACTTGTCTCTTCCTCCACCTAGCTACGAGATGGTCCTCGACTTGAAGCGACGCGAGATGCAGTTCCAGCGCGAGATGGGCGACGAGGAGGAACAGACGCCAAGAGTCCACAGCGCAAGAAGTAGGATTAGGAGACTCTTAGGTAAGATGCGAACTCTTGGGAACAACCAGAACGATTCACCGGCTCTTGATGACTTCACGCCTCCCGAAGACTCTTATTCATCTGCCGTGCCGCCTGCAGGGTTATTCACCATCAGTAGAGAGTCACTCCCCTCGCAGGAATTTTATCTCCAGCCTTCGACATCGTCAGGACCTTCCAATTCCTCAGGTCCTTCTGAGAGCAGTCATTTAACATCAGATTCGGATACCTCGTCTCACTCCGATTTCTCCGTCCAATCATTCATCCTGAACCCTTCACCATCCAGGAGATCCATGGAATCGTCTCCAGCACATCTTCAAGAATATATTCCTAGTGCTCCCTCTGCCATTCAGGTACTCACTCCAGCACATCATTACCCAGAATACATTTCCAGCGCCTCTTCGGCTATGCAAGTCGCCATTCCAATGCCACAGGAGCCCGAAATCGCCGAAGAATTCGAGCCGCTGGAACATGCTGGTACTAACAGACCGTGTACTGGAAGGTCCGTGCTGTCCAGGCCCACGACGTCCATCAGCACAAGAACCCTTACACCTCCTAGAGAAGTTGTGAGGAAGACCAGCCTGCCAGGGACGGTATTGGAAGCCGAGGAGGAGATCAGGAGTGACAGGTGA
- the LOC123770493 gene encoding uncharacterized protein isoform X4, whose product MSMEIAKIDSQLRICTYETYERFRRHYFCGQHEYCCSLGCCVSTAFSFYQLWYFWLLLLLIILLCSGGGWWFRWRHGGFSNQNTPTSLLARRQRRIRTHGHNAINVYPHPHTFYGGRVAGQHEYHLPPGYDKDPPSYNEVINHLSLFPRADAVRREAGDQSGGGGGAGHSSFDECHLSLPPPSYEMVLDLKRREMQFQREMGDEEEQTPRVHSARSRIRRLLGKMRTLGNNQNDSPALDDFTPPEDSYSSAVPPAGLFTISRESLPSQEFYLQPSTSSGPSNSSGPSESSHLTSDSDTSSHSDFSVQSFILNPSPSRRSMESSPAHLQEYIPSAPSAIQVLTPAHHYPEYISSASSAMQVAIPMPQEPEIAEEFEPLEHAGTNRPCTGRSVLSRPTTSISTRTLTPPREVVRKTSLPGTVLEAEEEIRSDR is encoded by the exons ATTGACAGCCAACTTCGGATTTGTACCTACGAGACCTACGAACGGTTTCGGCGCCACTACTT CTGCGGTCAGCACGAATACTGCTGTTCACTAGGCTGCTGCGTCTCTACAGCTTTCTCCTTCTACCAGTTGTGGTATTTCTG gttgttgctgctactgattATCCTCCTGTGCTCTGGAGGCGGGTGGTGGTTCAGGTGGCGTCATGGTGGCTTCAGCAACCAGAACACGCCCACCAGCCTCCTCGCACGACGgcagaggaggattcgaacccacggtcacAACGCTATTAACGTCTACCCGCACCCCCATACATTCTACGGTGGCAGGGTAGCGGGCCAGCATGAGTATCATCTGCCGCCCGGTTATGATAAgg aCCCTCCGTCCTACAATGAGGTCATCAACCACCTGAGCCTATTCCCCAGGGCTGATGCTGTCCGCAGAG AAGCTGGAGACCAAAGTGGCGGTGGAGGAGGGGCCGGACACTCATCCTTCGATGAGTGCCACTTGTCTCTTCCTCCACCTAGCTACGAGATGGTCCTCGACTTGAAGCGACGCGAGATGCAGTTCCAGCGCGAGATGGGCGACGAGGAGGAACAGACGCCAAGAGTCCACAGCGCAAGAAGTAGGATTAGGAGACTCTTAGGTAAGATGCGAACTCTTGGGAACAACCAGAACGATTCACCGGCTCTTGATGACTTCACGCCTCCCGAAGACTCTTATTCATCTGCCGTGCCGCCTGCAGGGTTATTCACCATCAGTAGAGAGTCACTCCCCTCGCAGGAATTTTATCTCCAGCCTTCGACATCGTCAGGACCTTCCAATTCCTCAGGTCCTTCTGAGAGCAGTCATTTAACATCAGATTCGGATACCTCGTCTCACTCCGATTTCTCCGTCCAATCATTCATCCTGAACCCTTCACCATCCAGGAGATCCATGGAATCGTCTCCAGCACATCTTCAAGAATATATTCCTAGTGCTCCCTCTGCCATTCAGGTACTCACTCCAGCACATCATTACCCAGAATACATTTCCAGCGCCTCTTCGGCTATGCAAGTCGCCATTCCAATGCCACAGGAGCCCGAAATCGCCGAAGAATTCGAGCCGCTGGAACATGCTGGTACTAACAGACCGTGTACTGGAAGGTCCGTGCTGTCCAGGCCCACGACGTCCATCAGCACAAGAACCCTTACACCTCCTAGAGAAGTTGTGAGGAAGACCAGCCTGCCAGGGACGGTATTGGAAGCCGAGGAGGAGATCAGGAGTGACAGGTGA
- the LOC123770493 gene encoding uncharacterized protein isoform X2, protein MSMEIAKVTEQPAEPQTPTPTERKTERKKLKGKERERNIDSQLRICTYETYERFRRHYFCGQHEYCCSLGCCVSTAFSFYQLWYFWLLLLLIILLCSGGGWWFRWRHGGFSNQNTPTSLLARRQRRIRTHGHNAINVYPHPHTFYGGRVAGQHEYHLPPGYDKDPPSYNEVINHLSLFPRADAVRREAGDQSGGGGGAGHSSFDECHLSLPPPSYEMVLDLKRREMQFQREMGDEEEQTPRVHSARSRIRRLLGKMRTLGNNQNDSPALDDFTPPEDSYSSAVPPAGLFTISRESLPSQEFYLQPSTSSGPSNSSGPSESSHLTSDSDTSSHSDFSVQSFILNPSPSRRSMESSPAHLQEYIPSAPSAIQVLTPAHHYPEYISSASSAMQVAIPMPQEPEIAEEFEPLEHAGTNRPCTGRSVLSRPTTSISTRTLTPPREVVRKTSLPGTVLEAEEEIRSDR, encoded by the exons ATTGACAGCCAACTTCGGATTTGTACCTACGAGACCTACGAACGGTTTCGGCGCCACTACTT CTGCGGTCAGCACGAATACTGCTGTTCACTAGGCTGCTGCGTCTCTACAGCTTTCTCCTTCTACCAGTTGTGGTATTTCTG gttgttgctgctactgattATCCTCCTGTGCTCTGGAGGCGGGTGGTGGTTCAGGTGGCGTCATGGTGGCTTCAGCAACCAGAACACGCCCACCAGCCTCCTCGCACGACGgcagaggaggattcgaacccacggtcacAACGCTATTAACGTCTACCCGCACCCCCATACATTCTACGGTGGCAGGGTAGCGGGCCAGCATGAGTATCATCTGCCGCCCGGTTATGATAAgg aCCCTCCGTCCTACAATGAGGTCATCAACCACCTGAGCCTATTCCCCAGGGCTGATGCTGTCCGCAGAG AAGCTGGAGACCAAAGTGGCGGTGGAGGAGGGGCCGGACACTCATCCTTCGATGAGTGCCACTTGTCTCTTCCTCCACCTAGCTACGAGATGGTCCTCGACTTGAAGCGACGCGAGATGCAGTTCCAGCGCGAGATGGGCGACGAGGAGGAACAGACGCCAAGAGTCCACAGCGCAAGAAGTAGGATTAGGAGACTCTTAGGTAAGATGCGAACTCTTGGGAACAACCAGAACGATTCACCGGCTCTTGATGACTTCACGCCTCCCGAAGACTCTTATTCATCTGCCGTGCCGCCTGCAGGGTTATTCACCATCAGTAGAGAGTCACTCCCCTCGCAGGAATTTTATCTCCAGCCTTCGACATCGTCAGGACCTTCCAATTCCTCAGGTCCTTCTGAGAGCAGTCATTTAACATCAGATTCGGATACCTCGTCTCACTCCGATTTCTCCGTCCAATCATTCATCCTGAACCCTTCACCATCCAGGAGATCCATGGAATCGTCTCCAGCACATCTTCAAGAATATATTCCTAGTGCTCCCTCTGCCATTCAGGTACTCACTCCAGCACATCATTACCCAGAATACATTTCCAGCGCCTCTTCGGCTATGCAAGTCGCCATTCCAATGCCACAGGAGCCCGAAATCGCCGAAGAATTCGAGCCGCTGGAACATGCTGGTACTAACAGACCGTGTACTGGAAGGTCCGTGCTGTCCAGGCCCACGACGTCCATCAGCACAAGAACCCTTACACCTCCTAGAGAAGTTGTGAGGAAGACCAGCCTGCCAGGGACGGTATTGGAAGCCGAGGAGGAGATCAGGAGTGACAGGTGA